In the Deinococcus apachensis DSM 19763 genome, one interval contains:
- a CDS encoding ABC transporter ATP-binding protein: MTAPDPLDAAKKGFDVHLTRRILSYLRPYKALALTAVVVALLLAVLSPLPTLVLRHAIDAFLSPFERNPGLNAETLYRGLTLAALGYMGLRVIEFVLNYVSTLAIGYLGQNVLRDIRSDVFGKLQRLQLAYFDQNPVGRLITRVTSDVDAINQFITGGLVSMITSSLLILVYAGFMLRLNWKLALISFTVLPVLFFATNFFRARLRDAFRATRIQQAIVNTRLNENITGMLTVQLFRREARTALDFDHANRNLLTATVNSVYWFSLFMPTVAVLGQVAVALVLYFAARQILGQDAVASGVAGAVTVGTLFAFVQWTQQLFQPIQDLADVFNNLQAAMASSERIFTVLDTEEEITDKPDARRLEHFEGRVDFEGVWFAYDQTVKADTPDDDRWILRGIDLHIQPGESVALVGATGAGKTSVTALVSRFYDVQRGAVKVDGIDVRDLAQHDLRKHVGVVLQDVFLFAGTIESNLTLNNPDIPHERVVEACRYVGVHDYILSLPDGYDTEVRERGATLSTGQKQLLAFARALIQNPDILLVLDEATANVDTETEMRIQQALEKVMLGRTSIIIAHRLSTIEHCDRIVVMRRGRIVEQGSHRDLLEKGGYYARLHRLQYAQAEAAD; the protein is encoded by the coding sequence GTGACCGCGCCCGATCCCCTCGACGCCGCCAAGAAGGGCTTCGACGTCCACCTGACACGGCGCATCCTGAGCTATTTGCGGCCGTACAAGGCACTCGCCTTGACTGCCGTGGTCGTCGCGCTGCTGCTCGCGGTTCTGTCGCCGCTGCCCACGCTGGTCCTGCGCCACGCCATCGACGCCTTCCTCTCGCCCTTCGAGCGCAACCCCGGCCTGAACGCCGAGACGCTGTACCGCGGCCTGACCCTCGCCGCGCTGGGGTACATGGGGCTGCGGGTGATCGAATTCGTCCTGAACTACGTCTCCACCCTCGCCATCGGCTACCTGGGGCAGAACGTGCTGCGCGACATCCGCTCGGACGTGTTCGGCAAGCTCCAGCGGTTACAGCTGGCGTACTTCGACCAGAACCCGGTGGGCCGCCTGATTACCCGCGTCACGAGCGACGTGGACGCGATCAACCAGTTCATCACGGGCGGGCTGGTCAGCATGATCACAAGCAGCCTCCTGATCCTGGTCTATGCGGGCTTCATGCTGCGGCTGAACTGGAAGCTCGCGCTAATCAGTTTCACGGTGCTGCCGGTGCTGTTTTTCGCCACCAACTTCTTCCGGGCACGGCTGCGCGACGCCTTCCGCGCCACCCGCATCCAGCAGGCCATCGTGAACACCCGGCTGAACGAGAACATCACCGGGATGCTGACGGTCCAGCTTTTCCGGCGCGAGGCGCGCACTGCGCTGGACTTTGATCACGCCAACCGGAACCTGCTGACGGCCACGGTGAACAGCGTGTACTGGTTCTCACTGTTCATGCCGACCGTCGCGGTGCTGGGCCAGGTCGCCGTGGCACTCGTGCTGTACTTCGCCGCCCGTCAGATCTTGGGGCAGGACGCGGTGGCGAGCGGGGTGGCCGGGGCCGTCACGGTGGGCACGCTCTTCGCCTTCGTGCAATGGACGCAGCAGCTCTTCCAACCCATCCAGGACCTCGCGGACGTGTTCAACAACCTGCAAGCGGCGATGGCGAGCAGCGAGCGCATCTTTACGGTGCTCGATACCGAGGAGGAGATCACCGACAAGCCGGACGCGAGGAGGCTGGAACACTTCGAGGGCCGGGTGGACTTCGAGGGGGTATGGTTCGCCTACGACCAGACGGTGAAGGCCGACACGCCCGACGACGACCGCTGGATTCTGCGCGGAATCGACCTGCACATCCAGCCGGGCGAGAGCGTGGCCCTCGTTGGCGCAACGGGCGCGGGCAAGACGAGCGTGACGGCGCTGGTGAGCCGCTTCTACGACGTGCAGCGCGGCGCAGTGAAGGTGGACGGGATCGACGTGCGCGACCTGGCCCAGCACGATCTGAGAAAGCACGTCGGCGTGGTGCTTCAGGACGTGTTCCTCTTTGCTGGGACCATCGAGAGCAACCTGACGCTGAACAACCCTGACATTCCCCACGAGCGGGTGGTGGAGGCCTGCCGCTACGTCGGCGTCCACGATTACATCCTCTCGCTGCCGGACGGCTACGACACCGAGGTCCGCGAGCGCGGTGCCACTCTCTCGACCGGGCAGAAGCAACTGCTCGCCTTCGCCCGCGCCCTGATCCAGAACCCCGACATCCTGCTGGTCCTGGACGAGGCGACCGCGAACGTGGACACCGAGACGGAGATGCGAATTCAGCAGGCGCTGGAAAAGGTGATGCTGGGCCGCACGAGTATCATCATCGCGCACCGCCTGAGTACCATCGAGCACTGCGACCGCATCGTGGTGATGCGCCGGGGCCGTATCGTGGAGCAGGGGAGCCACCGCGACCTGCTGGAAAAGGGCGGCTACTACGCGCGGCTGCACCGCCTCCAGTACGCCCAGGCGGAAGCGGCGGACTAA